The following are from one region of the Bremerella sp. JC817 genome:
- a CDS encoding EboA domain-containing protein, translated as MSYTPIQLLENWILRQASDAGQEWLDAQRQAVAQGDMKALYMGFGFAPRKVGKADLQLTERDLNDAAEAREGWMPHTWTIDQAARVLLLTSLPSEDDAAYFATIEKLFQTAEIREQICLYQALQLLPHQELFDDRLAEGIRTNIKSVFESIAHNNPLPMELMQEPAWNQMVLKALFIGAALDPIEGLDRRVNPELARMLIDFAHERRAAKRPIPVELWRVAAPFADEIALEDMRALYASGEQLEQSAIALALVSSASDEADVILKTHPEIAARAERGEITWRAIAEEAY; from the coding sequence ATGTCCTATACACCAATTCAATTGCTCGAGAATTGGATTCTCCGCCAGGCATCTGACGCCGGCCAAGAGTGGCTCGATGCCCAGCGTCAAGCGGTCGCTCAAGGCGACATGAAGGCGTTGTACATGGGCTTTGGCTTTGCTCCGCGTAAGGTCGGCAAGGCAGATCTTCAGCTTACCGAACGCGACCTCAACGATGCCGCCGAAGCCCGCGAAGGTTGGATGCCACATACGTGGACGATCGATCAAGCGGCCCGTGTTCTTCTACTTACCTCGTTGCCATCGGAAGACGACGCGGCCTACTTCGCCACGATCGAAAAGCTGTTTCAGACCGCTGAGATCCGCGAGCAAATCTGCTTGTATCAAGCGTTGCAATTGCTGCCGCATCAAGAGTTGTTCGATGATCGCCTCGCGGAAGGCATTCGCACGAACATTAAAAGCGTGTTCGAGTCGATCGCCCACAACAATCCGTTGCCGATGGAACTGATGCAGGAGCCGGCCTGGAATCAGATGGTGCTCAAGGCGCTGTTCATCGGTGCGGCACTCGATCCGATCGAAGGGCTCGATCGCCGAGTGAATCCCGAATTGGCCCGCATGCTGATCGACTTCGCGCACGAACGCCGCGCCGCTAAGCGTCCGATCCCGGTCGAACTGTGGCGCGTCGCAGCTCCGTTCGCGGACGAGATCGCCCTGGAAGACATGCGAGCATTGTATGCTTCGGGCGAACAGCTCGAGCAGTCGGCGATCGCGCTCGCCCTGGTATCGAGTGCATCTGATGAAGCGGATGTTATTCTGAAAACCCACCCTGAAATCGCGGCTCGTGCGGAACGGGGGGAAATTACCTGGCGCGCAATTGCCGAAGAAGCTTATTAG
- the hemB gene encoding porphobilinogen synthase, which translates to MTAMGPFGDYPHTRPRRNRQTDWSRRLVRENTLTVDDLIWPIFVQPGKSQRTAIPSLPGVDRLTVDLAVEEAQRAESLGIPVLALFPATPSELKTPDCEEAVNPENLVCEAVRAIKKLGLNLGILCDVALDPYSSHGQDGLVRDGYVVNDETVEMLCRQSLVQAQAGCDIIAPSDMMDGRIGEIRKALDHKGYQHVQIMSYAAKYASAFYGPFRDAVGSSGNLGGGDKKTYQMDPANTDEAIREVALDIQEGADMVMVKPGMPYLDIVRRVKETFHQPTYVYQVSGEYAMLHAAAGNGWLDLNKVMLESLTAFKRAGADGILTYFAPVAAEMLKSG; encoded by the coding sequence ATGACTGCCATGGGTCCATTTGGAGACTATCCGCACACTCGCCCACGTCGCAATCGTCAGACCGATTGGTCGCGACGTCTTGTTCGCGAAAACACGCTGACAGTCGATGACCTGATTTGGCCGATCTTCGTTCAGCCAGGCAAATCACAGCGAACAGCTATCCCTTCTCTGCCCGGGGTCGATCGTCTGACGGTCGATCTGGCGGTGGAAGAAGCCCAACGAGCCGAGTCGCTCGGCATCCCAGTTCTGGCCCTTTTTCCGGCGACACCTTCGGAACTGAAAACGCCTGATTGCGAAGAAGCGGTCAACCCAGAGAACCTGGTTTGCGAAGCGGTCCGGGCGATCAAGAAGCTGGGGCTGAACCTCGGCATTCTGTGCGATGTCGCCCTGGATCCTTACTCGAGCCACGGCCAGGACGGACTCGTGCGTGATGGGTACGTGGTGAACGACGAGACGGTCGAGATGCTTTGCCGGCAATCGCTCGTCCAAGCCCAGGCCGGCTGCGACATCATCGCCCCGAGCGACATGATGGATGGCCGCATTGGCGAGATCCGCAAGGCGCTCGATCACAAGGGTTATCAGCACGTTCAAATCATGTCGTATGCGGCCAAGTACGCGTCGGCGTTTTATGGACCGTTCCGCGATGCGGTTGGTTCGTCCGGCAACCTGGGGGGCGGCGACAAGAAGACTTACCAGATGGATCCGGCCAACACCGACGAAGCCATTCGCGAAGTCGCCCTCGATATTCAAGAAGGGGCCGACATGGTGATGGTGAAGCCAGGCATGCCTTACCTCGACATCGTGCGTCGCGTGAAGGAAACCTTCCACCAACCGACCTACGTGTATCAGGTCTCTGGCGAGTACGCGATGCTGCACGCCGCGGCAGGCAATGGCTGGCTCGATCTGAACAAGGTAATGCTCGAAAGCCTGACCGCTTTCAAGCGAGCCGGCGCCGATGGCATTTTGACCTACTTCGCCCCTGTGGCGGCCGAAATGCTGAAGAGCGGTTAG
- the folE2 gene encoding GTP cyclohydrolase FolE2 yields the protein MSSQPASSTQAASDPSVVAEVTRPLTMDTSPRLLPDVANDTAPQFQTTIDRVGMSGIEVAILLKGEDGVLMRTPAKVDAYVSLDDPATKGIHMSRLYLSLQNELHTEFSRKQIERILGRFLETHAEMSQSAYLKFSFEHMIQRASLLSDNRAWRSYPIQVEALKKGTEVKYRIHVRLTYSSACPCSAALSRQLLQQQFEEQFDGHNWLSASTVLNWLGSNNTLIAVPHSQRSHADITVDLDGSRDGLPFDEIIKRTEGVLNTAVQAAVKRADEQEFARLNGENLMFCEDAARRMKSAVDPMPGVVDYRIQASHFESLHPHDAVAIVVKGVPGGMVP from the coding sequence ATGTCCTCTCAGCCTGCTTCTTCCACGCAAGCCGCTTCGGATCCCTCCGTGGTGGCTGAAGTTACTCGCCCCTTGACGATGGATACCTCGCCACGATTGCTCCCGGATGTCGCCAACGACACCGCTCCGCAGTTCCAAACGACCATCGATCGCGTCGGCATGTCCGGCATCGAAGTCGCCATCTTGCTGAAAGGTGAAGATGGCGTGCTGATGCGTACGCCGGCCAAGGTCGACGCGTACGTCAGTCTCGACGATCCCGCGACCAAGGGCATTCACATGTCGCGGTTGTACTTGAGTCTGCAGAACGAATTGCACACCGAGTTCTCACGGAAGCAGATCGAACGCATCTTGGGCCGGTTCCTCGAAACCCATGCCGAGATGAGCCAGTCGGCTTACCTGAAGTTTTCATTCGAGCACATGATCCAGCGGGCCTCGCTGCTGTCGGACAACCGCGCCTGGCGAAGCTACCCAATTCAAGTCGAAGCCTTGAAGAAGGGGACCGAGGTCAAATATCGGATTCACGTTCGCTTGACCTACTCAAGTGCTTGCCCATGCTCAGCTGCGTTGTCGCGGCAGTTGCTACAGCAGCAGTTTGAAGAACAGTTCGATGGTCACAACTGGCTGAGCGCCTCGACCGTGCTGAACTGGCTCGGTTCGAACAACACGCTGATCGCGGTTCCACACAGTCAACGTAGCCACGCCGACATCACGGTTGACCTGGATGGCTCGCGTGATGGGTTGCCGTTCGACGAAATCATCAAGCGAACCGAAGGCGTGCTGAACACGGCCGTTCAAGCCGCGGTCAAACGAGCCGACGAACAAGAGTTCGCTCGCTTGAATGGCGAGAACCTGATGTTCTGTGAAGATGCCGCTCGTCGTATGAAGTCGGCAGTTGACCCAATGCCCGGCGTCGTTGACTACCGCATTCAGGCCAGCCACTTCGAGAGCCTGCATCCGCACGATGCCGTGGCGATCGTGGTGAAGGGCGTGCCTGGCGGTATGGTCCCGTAA
- a CDS encoding TIM barrel protein encodes MLSRRTILKQAVAAAACSSFLDLASVVHAAESAGVPIATQQYPWGTFYGRSGKDARDLSAMLAEVKLCGLFAFEPIATSPEHIQAVATQAKAIGLEVPSIYVNSSLYEADEAKRSIDSVLAIAAAAKEACGTRIVVTNPSPLAWGGKDDKSDLQLRTQASALDTLGAALSENGQQLAYHNHDAELRSGARELHHMLASTNPNHEKFCLDAHWIFRGCGDSEVAVFDVARLYASRVIELHLRQSHGGVWSESFAAGDIDYSKLAELLAGLESPPLLVLEQAVEGKSPQTMSAAEAHTLGRRYAQQTFSQWASS; translated from the coding sequence ATGCTCAGTCGTCGAACCATCTTGAAACAAGCTGTCGCTGCGGCAGCTTGTTCTTCGTTTCTTGACCTCGCAAGCGTCGTCCACGCAGCTGAATCTGCCGGTGTGCCGATCGCCACGCAGCAGTATCCGTGGGGAACGTTCTACGGTAGATCCGGCAAAGATGCACGCGATCTTTCGGCGATGCTTGCTGAGGTGAAATTGTGCGGTCTCTTCGCTTTCGAGCCGATCGCCACTTCGCCCGAACATATCCAAGCGGTGGCGACCCAGGCGAAGGCAATCGGCCTGGAAGTCCCTTCGATCTACGTCAACAGTTCGCTTTATGAAGCGGACGAAGCGAAACGCTCGATCGATTCGGTCCTGGCAATCGCGGCTGCTGCCAAGGAGGCCTGCGGAACGCGAATCGTCGTGACCAATCCCAGTCCGTTGGCTTGGGGCGGTAAAGACGATAAATCAGATCTGCAACTCCGAACCCAAGCCAGCGCACTCGATACGCTCGGAGCGGCATTGTCGGAAAACGGTCAGCAGCTCGCTTATCACAATCACGATGCGGAACTACGCAGCGGTGCCCGTGAACTGCATCATATGTTGGCCTCGACTAATCCAAACCATGAGAAATTTTGTCTGGATGCGCATTGGATCTTTCGTGGCTGTGGCGACTCGGAGGTCGCGGTGTTCGACGTGGCTCGGCTGTATGCCTCGCGTGTGATCGAACTACACCTGAGGCAATCGCATGGTGGCGTCTGGTCGGAGTCGTTTGCCGCCGGCGACATCGACTACAGCAAACTAGCCGAGTTGTTGGCAGGGCTGGAATCGCCTCCGCTTCTGGTGTTAGAACAAGCGGTGGAGGGAAAGTCTCCGCAGACGATGTCTGCCGCCGAGGCCCATACGTTGGGCCGCCGTTACGCACAACAAACCTTCAGTCAATGGGCTTCTTCGTGA
- a CDS encoding nucleotide pyrophosphohydrolase, with the protein MTENDSPLTLRQAQADVDQWIQTIGVRYFSELTNLAQLVEEVGEVARIISRTYGEQSFKPSDEKVELSDELADVLFVVICLANQTGVDLTEALRRNLDKKTKRDATRHQQNEKLK; encoded by the coding sequence GTGACCGAGAATGATTCGCCGCTAACGCTTCGCCAGGCTCAAGCTGATGTCGACCAGTGGATTCAGACCATCGGTGTTCGTTACTTCTCAGAACTGACGAACCTGGCCCAGTTGGTCGAAGAAGTGGGTGAGGTCGCGCGGATCATCTCGCGAACCTACGGCGAGCAAAGCTTCAAGCCTTCCGACGAGAAGGTCGAGCTGTCGGACGAACTGGCAGATGTCTTGTTTGTGGTGATCTGCCTGGCCAATCAAACCGGAGTCGATCTGACCGAAGCGCTCCGCCGAAATCTGGACAAGAAGACCAAGCGAGATGCGACCCGGCATCAGCAAAACGAGAAGCTAAAGTAG
- a CDS encoding LysE family translocator → MPPIESLPYFFLAMLVISITPGPDMLGILSYGIARGRQAGMGFAFGVGLGTLFHTLLAVVGISAIVATSPWAFRGIIYAGASYLIYLGTKALLKPGSIGEESEEVAVEKSTARPGFWPAAMRGFLCNALNPKVGLFFLAFLPQFINPQQPAWSQLLVLGVVFWLWTTFSYSLLGYYCGVVGSWLRGRQSTGRWIDRVTGGLFVGLGLHLIFTGQKS, encoded by the coding sequence ATGCCGCCCATCGAATCACTGCCTTACTTTTTCCTGGCCATGCTCGTCATCAGTATCACGCCGGGGCCAGATATGCTGGGGATTCTCAGCTATGGCATCGCCCGCGGACGTCAGGCCGGCATGGGGTTCGCATTCGGCGTTGGCCTGGGAACACTCTTTCATACACTGCTGGCGGTTGTTGGCATTTCGGCGATCGTCGCCACGTCGCCGTGGGCGTTTCGTGGGATCATTTACGCAGGGGCGTCGTACCTGATCTATCTCGGAACGAAAGCCTTGCTCAAGCCAGGTTCGATCGGGGAAGAAAGCGAAGAAGTCGCTGTTGAGAAAAGCACTGCGCGACCAGGATTCTGGCCAGCGGCGATGCGTGGTTTTCTGTGCAATGCCCTTAACCCCAAGGTCGGGCTCTTCTTTCTGGCGTTTCTGCCCCAGTTCATCAATCCGCAGCAACCAGCCTGGTCGCAGCTTTTGGTGCTGGGCGTGGTGTTCTGGCTGTGGACGACATTCAGCTATTCGCTGTTGGGCTATTACTGCGGGGTCGTTGGCAGTTGGTTACGTGGCCGGCAGTCGACGGGACGCTGGATCGATCGCGTCACCGGCGGACTATTCGTCGGCCTGGGACTGCATTTGATCTTTACCGGGCAGAAGTCATAG
- a CDS encoding carboxymuconolactone decarboxylase family protein, which translates to MPRLQTIAPANATGKTSQLYDQVKRALGKVPNMMQTLGHSPAALEGYLSLSQSLGHGVLSAQDRERVALASAQQNDCGYCLAAHSMLGKMVGLSAEEVVEARKGKSDDPQADALLRFTQSILRSQGHVEHAELENFRAAGYDDAAVAEVVAHVALNVLTNYFNSVAETEIDFPQVDAVPA; encoded by the coding sequence ATGCCACGCCTGCAAACTATCGCTCCTGCCAACGCCACCGGTAAGACCAGCCAGCTTTACGATCAAGTGAAGCGTGCCCTCGGCAAGGTGCCCAACATGATGCAAACGCTCGGCCATTCGCCCGCGGCACTGGAAGGCTACCTGAGCCTCAGCCAATCGCTGGGACATGGCGTGCTGTCGGCCCAAGACAGGGAACGTGTCGCGTTGGCCTCGGCTCAGCAGAACGACTGCGGATACTGCCTGGCTGCCCACTCGATGCTGGGCAAGATGGTTGGTCTTTCGGCAGAGGAAGTCGTCGAGGCTCGCAAAGGTAAGTCGGACGATCCGCAGGCGGACGCCCTGCTCCGCTTCACGCAAAGCATCCTCCGATCGCAGGGACACGTTGAACACGCCGAGTTAGAGAACTTTCGCGCGGCGGGTTATGACGACGCTGCCGTGGCGGAAGTGGTCGCCCATGTCGCCCTGAATGTGCTGACCAACTACTTCAATAGCGTCGCGGAAACGGAAATCGACTTCCCGCAAGTCGATGCGGTCCCGGCGTAA
- a CDS encoding nuclear transport factor 2 family protein, translating to MTTPTSIRPPFTEATALAKVRAAEDAWNSRNPQRVSLAYSIDSQWRNRDRFVTGREEIQAFLADKWERELDYRLVKSLWSFTDNRIAVRFQYEYHNADGQWFRAYGNELWEFDADGLMRRREASINDYAITADQRRFDWPEDAPRPADHPGISEVF from the coding sequence ATGACCACACCGACATCGATCCGGCCCCCCTTTACCGAGGCGACCGCCTTGGCGAAAGTTCGGGCCGCGGAAGATGCCTGGAACTCTCGCAACCCACAGCGAGTCTCGCTGGCCTACTCAATCGATTCCCAGTGGCGAAACCGAGATCGGTTCGTCACCGGCCGCGAAGAGATCCAGGCCTTCCTCGCTGATAAATGGGAACGCGAGCTCGATTATCGCCTGGTGAAGAGCCTCTGGTCGTTCACGGACAACCGGATCGCGGTTCGCTTTCAATACGAATACCACAACGCTGACGGTCAGTGGTTCCGTGCCTATGGCAACGAGCTATGGGAATTCGATGCCGACGGGCTCATGCGACGCCGCGAGGCGAGCATCAACGACTATGCAATCACCGCCGACCAGCGGAGATTCGATTGGCCGGAAGATGCTCCGCGGCCTGCCGACCACCCTGGCATCTCGGAAGTTTTTTAG
- a CDS encoding TetR/AcrR family transcriptional regulator produces MQDTKPKSKARERIVDTALRLFYSDGINSVGIDRIIAEADVAKMTLYNHFKSKDDLILAVLQRRDTVFFQFFDEQIEKGASKKGGRLGGFFTALKKWFSAPEFRGCMFINTAAEIADCNHPAFQYSVDHKKRFNDLLADAIKASAPDAPAQVVPAIELIVEGSIVTAVMQHSPKPADQARKATRQLLGETWLDE; encoded by the coding sequence ATGCAAGACACCAAACCCAAGTCGAAAGCCCGCGAGCGAATCGTCGACACGGCACTCCGCTTGTTCTATTCCGATGGAATCAATTCCGTCGGGATCGATCGTATCATCGCGGAAGCGGACGTGGCAAAGATGACGCTGTACAACCACTTCAAGTCGAAGGACGACTTGATCCTGGCCGTTTTGCAGCGACGGGACACCGTCTTCTTTCAGTTCTTTGACGAACAGATCGAAAAGGGCGCCTCAAAGAAGGGTGGCCGACTGGGTGGCTTTTTCACTGCCTTGAAGAAGTGGTTCTCGGCTCCTGAGTTCCGAGGCTGCATGTTCATCAACACAGCAGCCGAGATCGCCGACTGCAACCATCCCGCGTTTCAGTACTCCGTGGATCACAAGAAGCGTTTCAATGATTTGCTGGCCGATGCCATCAAAGCTTCCGCCCCCGATGCTCCGGCTCAGGTTGTGCCTGCCATCGAGCTGATCGTGGAAGGCTCGATTGTGACCGCCGTGATGCAGCACAGCCCAAAGCCAGCCGACCAGGCACGTAAGGCAACCCGGCAACTGCTGGGAGAGACCTGGCTCGACGAGTAA